The Bradyrhizobium sp. WBAH42 genome includes a window with the following:
- the glgB gene encoding 1,4-alpha-glucan branching protein GlgB: protein MPKLPAEAYAIIEGRHSDPFHYLGLHPEGGKSVVRAFLPEATNVEAVGDHGEVAPLDRVHDSGLFIGALPNGSKHYQLRAKFGSNVVEFEDAYRFPPILTDFDLYLLGEGTHQRLYDKLGAHPLRLEGVDGIGFVVLAPNARRVSVVGDFNFWDGRRHPMRVRGNGYWELFIPHAKAGDHYKFEIVGPHGHLLPLKSDPMAFASELRPKTASIVFDEAHLPRPRPAPEGINAMSAPMSIYEVHLGSWRRKGNNEWLTYRELAEQLPAYARDMGFTHLEFLPVSEHPFDGSWGYQPTGLYAPTSRFGSPEDFAALIDACHREGIGVLLDWVPGHFPDDPHGLGHFDGTALYEHANPLQGRHLDWGTLIYNYGRTEVTNFLVSNALFWMERYAIDGLRVDAVASMLYLDYSRPPGAWIPNQYGGRENIEAINFLRRFNTEMFARFPQATTAAEESTAWPQVSRPVEFGGLGFGYKWNMGWMHDTLNYISKDPIHRKHHHGEILFGLHYAFSENFILPLSHDEVVHGKRSILGRMPGDEWQRFANLRAYYSFMFGHPGKKLLFMGAEIAQSREWNHDQSLDWHLLEYKVHSGVQALIRDLNRLYRAVPALHQMDCEQAGFEWLITDDANRNVFAWLRKGFDENARCIVIVNFSPNVYQNYRVRVPFGGKWKEVLNSDSAHYGGSNVGNIGEVQAEGGELRLTIPPLAAIFLVPES, encoded by the coding sequence ATGCCTAAACTGCCTGCCGAAGCCTACGCGATCATCGAGGGCCGCCACTCCGACCCCTTCCACTATCTCGGGCTGCATCCCGAGGGTGGCAAAAGCGTGGTCCGCGCATTCCTGCCCGAGGCCACCAATGTCGAGGCGGTCGGCGACCATGGCGAGGTCGCGCCGCTCGACCGCGTCCACGATTCCGGCCTGTTCATCGGCGCCCTGCCCAACGGCTCGAAGCACTACCAGCTGCGCGCCAAGTTCGGCAGCAACGTCGTCGAGTTCGAGGATGCCTACCGCTTTCCACCGATCCTGACCGATTTCGACCTCTACCTGCTCGGCGAAGGCACCCATCAGCGCCTCTACGACAAGCTCGGCGCGCACCCCTTGCGGCTCGAGGGCGTCGACGGCATCGGCTTCGTCGTGCTGGCGCCGAATGCGCGGCGCGTCTCCGTGGTCGGCGACTTCAACTTCTGGGACGGTCGGCGCCATCCGATGCGGGTGCGCGGCAACGGCTATTGGGAATTGTTCATCCCGCATGCGAAGGCAGGCGATCACTACAAGTTCGAGATCGTCGGACCGCATGGTCATCTGCTGCCGCTGAAATCCGATCCGATGGCATTCGCCAGCGAGTTGCGGCCGAAGACGGCGTCGATCGTGTTCGACGAGGCGCATCTGCCGCGGCCGCGCCCGGCGCCCGAAGGCATCAATGCAATGTCGGCACCGATGTCGATCTACGAGGTTCATCTCGGCTCGTGGCGGCGCAAAGGCAACAATGAATGGCTGACCTATCGCGAGCTTGCCGAGCAGCTGCCGGCCTATGCGCGCGACATGGGCTTCACCCATCTCGAATTCCTGCCCGTGAGCGAGCACCCGTTCGACGGCTCATGGGGCTATCAGCCGACCGGCCTCTATGCGCCGACCAGCCGCTTCGGCAGCCCCGAGGATTTTGCGGCACTGATCGATGCCTGCCACCGCGAAGGCATCGGCGTGCTGCTCGACTGGGTGCCGGGTCACTTCCCGGACGACCCGCACGGGCTCGGCCATTTCGACGGCACCGCGCTCTACGAGCACGCCAACCCGCTGCAGGGCCGCCACCTCGACTGGGGCACGCTGATCTACAACTACGGCCGCACCGAAGTGACGAACTTCCTGGTGTCGAACGCGCTGTTCTGGATGGAGCGTTATGCCATCGACGGCCTGCGCGTCGATGCGGTCGCGTCCATGCTCTATCTCGACTACAGCCGGCCGCCCGGCGCGTGGATCCCGAACCAATATGGCGGCCGCGAGAACATCGAGGCGATCAACTTCCTGCGCCGCTTCAACACGGAGATGTTCGCCCGCTTCCCGCAGGCGACCACGGCCGCGGAGGAATCCACCGCCTGGCCCCAGGTCTCGCGCCCTGTCGAGTTCGGCGGGCTCGGCTTCGGCTACAAATGGAACATGGGCTGGATGCACGACACGCTGAACTACATCAGCAAGGATCCGATTCACCGCAAGCATCATCACGGCGAGATCCTGTTCGGCCTGCACTATGCGTTTTCGGAGAACTTCATCCTGCCGCTGTCGCATGACGAGGTCGTGCACGGCAAGCGCTCCATCCTCGGCCGCATGCCCGGCGACGAGTGGCAGCGCTTTGCCAATTTGCGCGCCTATTACAGCTTCATGTTCGGCCATCCCGGCAAGAAGCTCTTGTTCATGGGCGCGGAGATCGCACAGAGCCGCGAATGGAATCACGACCAGTCGCTCGACTGGCACCTGCTCGAGTACAAGGTCCATTCCGGCGTCCAGGCCCTGATCCGCGACCTTAACCGGCTCTACCGCGCGGTGCCGGCGCTGCACCAGATGGATTGCGAGCAGGCCGGCTTCGAATGGCTGATCACGGACGATGCCAATCGCAACGTATTCGCCTGGCTACGCAAGGGGTTCGACGAGAACGCGCGGTGTATCGTCATCGTCAACTTCTCGCCCAACGTCTACCAGAACTATCGCGTTCGCGTGCCCTTCGGCGGCAAGTGGAAGGAAGTGCTCAACTCCGATTCCGCCCATTATGGCGGCAGCAATGTCGGCAATATCGGCGAAGTCCAGGCCGAGGGCGGCGAGCTCCGCCTCACCATTCCGCCGCTCGCTGCGATCTTCCTCGTTCCGGAAAGCTGA
- the treY gene encoding malto-oligosyltrehalose synthase produces MPPAIPLATYRLQLTADFDFDKAAAVVPYLKALGITHLYASPVMKARKGSTHGYDTVDHGQFNPELGGEAGFARLSEALQQHDLGLIIDFVPNHVGVHFADNPWWLDVLEWGQASPHAASFDIDWDQLAYRARGGVLLPILGSSYGEALERGDIELRYDPDEGSFAAWYFEHRLPIAPERYGEMLRMVVKEADAAETEPGKRLLSLATRYTGLRRPNRKEAPGFKAELKEIAGAADIIKRGLAAYRAGKDRPAQTLTLHHLLERQHYKLGHWRLASSDINYRRFFDVNGLAGLRVEDASTFAATHRLVKQLIADGKLQGIRLDHIDGLRDPAQYCQRLRRLVRDAQSNTAQGNTKPFYTVIEKILCEHERLPHFAGVQGTTGYEWMNVITHVLIDPRGLEALDETWRQISNRPPRLVPYVKDAKRRVLETLLTSEFTVLTRLLARIANGHYSTRDFSADSLRQALELYVLHFPVYRTYLTHSGPTAADRKLIDDTIARARRDWFAADDGIFDFLRDALTMDLLKPGRPPHSAPRVRRFALKVQQFTGPMMAKSLEDTAFYQFHRLLALNEVGGDPSSTGLSIPAFHQAMQVRGREWPQGMTATATHDTKRGEDARTRIAALSEIPGEWTSAVARWKVLNAPHLTLHGNFRAPSATFEYMLYQTLLGVWPIEAPADAAFVERIQAYALKAAREGKEETSWLNPHEAYEDGIRDFIAKILDADRSAEFLQALQTLARRIALLGTLNSLSQLTLKATLPGVPDFYQGTEFWDLSLVDPDNRRPVDFAARHAALTSLEAPDWSGLIENWPDGKLKLAWTRHLLKLRNELGDVFAQGDYQPLEVRGAHADHVVAFARRHGRAAAIVVAGRHFAPFTQAGREWPAPEGIDATIDITGYTVPGLAGNDLPLAQAFRDYPASVIAARTANAVGAPRQRVRA; encoded by the coding sequence ATGCCTCCCGCCATTCCGCTCGCGACCTACCGGCTCCAGCTCACCGCAGATTTCGACTTCGACAAGGCTGCCGCCGTCGTTCCTTACCTCAAGGCGCTTGGCATCACGCATCTCTACGCCTCACCGGTGATGAAGGCCCGCAAGGGCTCGACCCATGGCTACGACACCGTCGACCACGGCCAGTTCAATCCCGAGCTCGGCGGCGAAGCCGGCTTTGCGCGGCTGAGCGAAGCGCTCCAGCAGCACGATCTCGGGCTCATCATCGATTTCGTCCCCAACCATGTCGGCGTGCATTTTGCCGACAATCCGTGGTGGCTCGACGTGCTGGAATGGGGCCAGGCCTCTCCGCACGCCGCCTCCTTCGACATCGACTGGGACCAGCTGGCCTACCGCGCCCGCGGCGGCGTGCTGCTGCCGATCCTCGGCTCGTCCTACGGCGAGGCGCTGGAGCGCGGCGACATCGAGCTGCGCTACGACCCGGACGAAGGAAGCTTCGCGGCGTGGTATTTCGAGCACCGCTTGCCCATCGCGCCGGAGCGCTATGGCGAGATGCTGCGGATGGTCGTCAAGGAGGCGGACGCGGCGGAAACGGAGCCCGGCAAGCGCCTGCTGTCGCTCGCGACCCGTTACACGGGGCTGCGGCGTCCCAATCGCAAGGAAGCTCCCGGCTTCAAGGCCGAGCTCAAGGAGATCGCAGGCGCCGCCGACATCATCAAGCGCGGCCTTGCCGCCTATCGCGCCGGCAAGGACCGCCCGGCACAGACGCTGACGCTGCATCATCTCCTGGAGCGCCAGCACTACAAGCTCGGGCACTGGCGGCTTGCCTCCAGCGACATCAATTATCGCCGCTTCTTCGACGTCAATGGCCTCGCCGGCCTGCGCGTCGAGGACGCGAGCACATTTGCCGCCACGCACCGGCTGGTGAAGCAGCTCATTGCCGACGGCAAATTGCAGGGAATCCGGCTCGATCACATCGATGGCCTGCGCGACCCCGCCCAATATTGCCAGCGATTGCGCCGGCTGGTGCGCGACGCCCAAAGCAACACCGCCCAAGGCAACACAAAGCCGTTCTATACGGTGATCGAAAAAATCCTGTGTGAGCACGAGCGCCTGCCGCATTTCGCCGGTGTCCAGGGCACCACCGGCTACGAGTGGATGAATGTCATCACCCACGTGCTGATCGATCCTAGGGGGCTGGAGGCGCTGGACGAGACCTGGCGGCAGATCAGCAACCGGCCGCCGCGGCTTGTGCCTTACGTCAAGGACGCCAAGCGGCGCGTGCTCGAGACGTTGCTGACCAGCGAATTCACCGTGCTGACCCGCCTGCTCGCGCGCATCGCCAACGGCCATTATTCGACGCGGGACTTCTCGGCCGACAGCCTGCGGCAGGCGCTCGAGCTCTATGTGCTGCATTTCCCGGTCTATCGCACCTATCTGACGCACAGCGGCCCGACGGCAGCGGACCGCAAGCTGATCGACGACACCATCGCGCGCGCCCGCCGGGACTGGTTCGCCGCCGACGACGGCATCTTTGACTTCCTGCGCGATGCCCTGACCATGGACCTGCTCAAGCCCGGCCGTCCGCCGCACAGCGCCCCGCGCGTGCGCCGCTTCGCGCTGAAGGTGCAGCAATTCACGGGGCCGATGATGGCGAAGTCGCTGGAGGACACCGCGTTCTATCAGTTCCACCGCTTGCTGGCGCTGAACGAGGTCGGCGGCGATCCCTCAAGCACCGGCCTCAGCATTCCCGCCTTCCACCAGGCCATGCAGGTCCGCGGCAGGGAATGGCCGCAAGGCATGACGGCAACCGCCACCCACGACACCAAGCGCGGCGAGGATGCGCGCACGCGCATCGCGGCGCTCAGCGAGATCCCCGGTGAATGGACCAGCGCGGTGGCGCGCTGGAAGGTGCTGAACGCACCGCATCTCACGCTCCACGGCAATTTCCGCGCGCCGTCGGCAACGTTCGAATACATGCTCTACCAGACCCTGCTCGGCGTCTGGCCGATTGAGGCGCCGGCCGATGCCGCCTTTGTCGAGCGCATCCAGGCCTATGCCCTCAAGGCTGCGCGCGAGGGCAAGGAGGAGACGAGCTGGCTCAACCCGCATGAAGCCTATGAGGACGGCATCCGCGACTTCATCGCCAAGATCCTCGACGCCGACCGGTCCGCGGAATTCCTTCAGGCGTTGCAGACGCTGGCTCGCCGCATCGCGCTGCTCGGCACGTTGAACTCGCTGAGCCAGCTCACGCTCAAGGCGACGCTGCCGGGCGTGCCGGACTTCTATCAAGGCACCGAATTCTGGGACCTGTCGCTGGTCGATCCCGACAACCGCCGTCCGGTCGATTTCGCCGCGCGCCATGCGGCGCTGACATCATTGGAAGCGCCGGATTGGAGCGGCCTCATCGAGAACTGGCCGGACGGCAAGCTCAAGCTGGCCTGGACGCGGCATCTGCTCAAGCTGCGCAACGAGCTGGGCGACGTCTTCGCGCAGGGCGACTACCAGCCGCTGGAGGTACGAGGCGCCCATGCCGACCATGTCGTCGCCTTCGCGCGCCGTCATGGCCGCGCCGCCGCGATCGTCGTGGCTGGGCGTCATTTCGCCCCCTTCACCCAAGCGGGCCGGGAATGGCCCGCACCGGAAGGTATCGACGCCACCATCGACATCACGGGCTATACCGTGCCGGGCCTTGCGGGCAACGACTTGCCGCTCGCGCAGGCCTTTCGCGACTATCCTGCCTCGGTCATCGCGGCCCGAACCGCGAATGCCGTCGGAGCGCCGCGACAACGCGTGCGCGCCTGA
- the glgX gene encoding glycogen debranching protein GlgX, whose product MRLTAGSPARLGASWDGRGTNFALFSANAQKVELCLFDTQGRRELERIELPEKTEDVWHGYLNDVSPGQLYGYRVHGPYEPEHGHRFNANKLLLDPYAKRLAGRLVWSDAHFAYRTGSPREDLSFDRRDNARGMPKAVVVDETFNWGRREIRPNIPWEDTIIYEAHVKGLTQKRDDVPPNLRGTYGGLSSPAMIEHLRKLGVTTVELLPVHSFVDDRILVEKKLANYWGYNTLSFFAPEPRYAQDNALDSFRTTVARLHDAGIEVMLDVVYNHTAEGNHLGPTLCYRGIDNASYYWLNRENPRYYDDFTGCGSSVNLTHPRVLQMVMDSMRYWVEVCHVDGFRFDLATTLARGPNGFDRGSSFLTAVRQDPVLATVKLVAEPWDLGLGGYQVGAFPSQWSEWNDRYRSAMRRYWSGEGSLIGDISSRMTASSDLFNHDGRRPRASINHITVHDGFTLADLFSYNEKHNEANGEDNRDGSNDNHSNNCGVEGPTDDPDIISLRRQLRKNVLACLMLAQGVPLILAGDEVGNSQSGNNNAYCQDNEVGWVGWDNLGKDGDDMIDFVAQLADIRRRFSQLRSHRWLDGRPKDGVSYGALWLTPAGDEMTESDWTFPDGRFLSYVMGPMEPGGAAIFIVLNAAPEEIAFKLPKMTEYKSWQQLLNTTDAKLNTIDFLPGSDSKAPPRSVLAFAGAL is encoded by the coding sequence ATGCGCCTGACCGCTGGATCGCCCGCACGGCTCGGCGCAAGCTGGGACGGACGCGGCACCAATTTCGCGCTGTTCTCCGCCAACGCGCAGAAGGTCGAGCTCTGCCTGTTCGACACCCAAGGCCGCCGCGAGCTCGAGCGCATCGAGCTGCCCGAGAAGACCGAGGACGTCTGGCACGGCTATCTCAACGACGTCTCGCCGGGCCAGCTCTACGGCTATCGCGTGCACGGCCCCTATGAGCCCGAGCACGGCCATCGCTTCAATGCCAACAAGCTGCTGCTCGACCCCTACGCCAAGCGTCTCGCCGGGCGTCTGGTCTGGAGCGATGCGCATTTTGCCTATCGCACCGGAAGCCCGCGCGAGGATCTGTCGTTCGACCGGCGCGACAACGCGCGCGGCATGCCCAAGGCCGTCGTGGTCGACGAGACCTTCAACTGGGGCCGCCGCGAGATCCGGCCGAACATTCCCTGGGAAGACACCATCATCTACGAGGCCCACGTCAAGGGCCTGACCCAGAAGCGCGACGACGTGCCGCCGAACCTGCGCGGCACCTATGGCGGACTGTCCTCGCCCGCGATGATCGAGCACCTTAGGAAGCTCGGCGTCACCACGGTCGAGCTGCTGCCGGTGCACAGCTTCGTCGACGACCGCATCCTCGTGGAAAAGAAGCTCGCCAATTACTGGGGCTACAACACGCTGTCCTTCTTCGCGCCGGAGCCTCGCTACGCCCAGGACAATGCGCTCGATTCCTTCCGCACCACGGTGGCGCGGCTGCACGATGCCGGCATCGAGGTCATGCTCGACGTGGTCTACAACCACACCGCCGAGGGAAATCATCTCGGTCCGACGCTGTGCTATCGCGGCATCGACAACGCCTCCTATTATTGGCTGAACCGCGAGAACCCGCGCTATTACGACGACTTCACCGGCTGCGGCTCCTCGGTGAACCTCACCCATCCGCGCGTGCTGCAGATGGTGATGGATTCCATGCGCTACTGGGTCGAGGTCTGCCACGTCGACGGCTTCCGCTTCGACCTCGCCACCACGCTGGCACGCGGGCCGAACGGTTTTGATCGCGGCAGCTCGTTCTTGACCGCAGTGCGACAGGATCCGGTGCTGGCGACCGTCAAGCTCGTCGCCGAGCCATGGGACCTCGGCCTCGGCGGCTACCAGGTCGGCGCCTTCCCCTCGCAATGGTCGGAATGGAACGATCGCTATCGCAGCGCCATGCGCCGCTACTGGAGCGGCGAAGGCAGCCTGATCGGCGACATCTCCAGCCGCATGACCGCGTCGTCCGACCTGTTCAATCACGACGGGCGGCGGCCGCGCGCCAGCATCAACCACATCACCGTCCACGACGGCTTCACGCTCGCCGATCTCTTCAGCTACAACGAGAAGCACAACGAGGCCAACGGCGAGGACAATCGCGACGGCTCCAACGACAATCACAGCAACAATTGCGGCGTCGAGGGGCCGACCGACGATCCTGATATCATCAGCCTGCGCCGTCAGCTGCGCAAGAACGTGCTGGCCTGCCTGATGCTGGCCCAGGGCGTTCCGCTGATCCTCGCCGGCGACGAGGTCGGCAACTCGCAATCCGGCAACAACAACGCCTATTGCCAGGACAACGAGGTCGGCTGGGTCGGCTGGGACAATCTCGGCAAGGACGGCGACGACATGATCGACTTCGTCGCCCAGCTCGCCGACATCCGTCGCCGTTTCTCGCAGCTGCGCAGCCATCGCTGGCTCGACGGCCGGCCCAAGGACGGCGTCTCCTACGGCGCGTTGTGGCTGACGCCGGCCGGCGACGAGATGACGGAGAGCGACTGGACATTCCCGGATGGGCGGTTTCTCTCCTATGTGATGGGCCCGATGGAACCGGGTGGGGCCGCGATCTTTATCGTACTGAACGCCGCTCCCGAAGAGATCGCATTCAAATTGCCCAAAATGACCGAATACAAGAGCTGGCAGCAGCTCCTGAACACGACCGATGCCAAGCTGAATACGATCGACTTCCTGCCCGGGAGCGACAGCAAGGCGCCGCCGCGATCCGTGCTCGCCTTCGCAGGCGCGCTATGA
- the treZ gene encoding malto-oligosyltrehalose trehalohydrolase, whose product MRPSFGARPTKDGVSFRLWAPAARRVDLLLDRRHAMQRRQDGWYVAEIAGLAAGSKYKFRIDDDIDVPDPASAFQPEDVFGPSEVIDHDNFAWRARDWRGRPWEETVLVETHVGTFTPEGTYRAMIDKLDHLAATGITALELMPLADFAGRRGWGYDGVLWYAPDSAYGRPEDLKTLIDEAHLRGLMVFLDVVYNHFGPEGNYLGRYAPTFFTDAHTPWGSAIDYRVPQVRAFAVENALSWLADYRFDGLRLDAANHIMAIPGEQSMLQDLSVAAGELAKATGRHIHLVLENGDNRASLLDAAQEPPNGKYRGQWNDDYHHVWHVMLTSEHAGYYGDYQTPRMDLARALASGFVYQGEISEFWGKKPRGEPSGQLPPATFVNFLQNHDQIGNRPLGERLESLASPKQIEAALAVTLLAPMVPMLFQGEEWGSTVPFPFFCDFQGGLADAVRTGRKREYAWAYEKYGDEVPDPLDPATLQSAVLDWTGRTPQHDARLGLVRELLGVRRKQVMPRLKGTSFGDAQAADNGLLTAHWRMGDGSTLRLVANLSDHEITSSVSAGTPIWGGGSGERLPPWSVIWRLGG is encoded by the coding sequence ATGAGGCCATCCTTCGGGGCGAGGCCGACCAAGGACGGCGTGTCGTTCCGGCTGTGGGCACCGGCCGCGCGCCGCGTCGATCTCCTGCTCGACCGCAGGCACGCGATGCAGCGCCGGCAGGACGGCTGGTACGTCGCCGAGATCGCCGGCCTCGCCGCCGGCAGCAAATACAAGTTCAGGATCGACGACGACATCGACGTGCCGGATCCCGCTTCGGCCTTCCAGCCCGAGGACGTGTTCGGCCCGAGCGAGGTGATCGATCACGATAACTTCGCCTGGCGCGCGCGCGATTGGCGCGGCCGTCCCTGGGAAGAGACGGTGCTGGTCGAGACCCATGTCGGCACCTTCACGCCGGAAGGCACCTATCGCGCCATGATCGACAAGCTCGATCATCTCGCCGCGACCGGCATCACGGCGCTGGAATTGATGCCGCTCGCCGATTTCGCGGGACGCCGCGGCTGGGGCTATGACGGCGTGCTGTGGTACGCGCCGGACAGTGCCTATGGCCGGCCCGAAGACCTGAAGACGCTGATCGACGAGGCGCATCTGCGCGGGCTGATGGTGTTCCTCGACGTCGTCTACAATCATTTCGGACCGGAAGGAAATTACCTCGGCCGCTACGCACCGACCTTCTTCACCGATGCGCACACGCCGTGGGGCAGTGCGATCGATTATCGCGTGCCGCAAGTGCGCGCCTTCGCCGTCGAGAACGCGTTGTCCTGGCTCGCCGACTACCGCTTCGACGGCCTCAGGCTCGACGCCGCCAATCACATCATGGCTATCCCGGGCGAGCAGTCCATGCTGCAGGACCTCAGCGTTGCCGCCGGCGAGCTCGCCAAGGCTACGGGACGCCACATCCATCTCGTGCTGGAGAACGGCGACAATCGCGCCAGCCTGCTCGACGCTGCGCAGGAGCCGCCGAACGGCAAATATCGCGGGCAGTGGAACGACGACTATCATCACGTCTGGCACGTGATGCTGACCAGCGAGCATGCCGGTTACTATGGCGACTACCAAACGCCGCGCATGGACCTGGCGCGCGCGCTCGCCTCCGGCTTCGTCTATCAGGGCGAGATCTCGGAGTTCTGGGGCAAGAAGCCGCGCGGCGAGCCGAGCGGCCAGCTGCCGCCGGCCACCTTCGTCAATTTCCTGCAGAACCACGACCAGATCGGCAATCGTCCACTCGGCGAGCGGCTGGAAAGTCTGGCATCGCCAAAGCAGATCGAGGCCGCGCTCGCGGTCACCCTGCTCGCGCCTATGGTGCCGATGCTGTTTCAGGGCGAGGAATGGGGCTCGACGGTCCCCTTCCCGTTCTTCTGCGATTTCCAGGGCGGACTCGCCGATGCCGTGCGCACGGGGCGCAAGCGGGAATATGCCTGGGCGTACGAGAAATACGGCGACGAGGTGCCCGACCCGCTCGATCCGGCAACGCTGCAATCGGCCGTGCTCGACTGGACCGGCCGCACGCCGCAACACGATGCGCGGCTTGGGCTGGTGCGAGAGCTGCTCGGCGTCCGTCGCAAGCAGGTCATGCCGCGGCTGAAAGGCACAAGCTTCGGTGATGCCCAGGCGGCCGACAACGGCCTCCTCACCGCGCATTGGCGCATGGGCGACGGCTCGACATTGCGCCTTGTCGCCAATCTGTCCGATCACGAGATCACCTCCAGCGTCAGCGCGGGCACGCCGATCTGGGGCGGCGGATCCGGCGAGCGGCTCCCGCCCTGGTCGGTGATCTGGCGCCTCGGAGGTTAG